In the genome of Acidobacteriota bacterium, the window CCGGGTATGTTTCGCCCCATATCCAGGAGTGCATGCATCCCATCGACGTGCCCAATATCAGGCGCAGGTGGTTAACACTCAGCCCTTTTTCGAGCATCTCGTGCTGGGCCGCCACCATGTCGTTGTAGTCGTATTGCGGAAAGCGGGAGTGTAATCCATCGCTCGGCTTGCTCGACTTGCCATGACCAATACCGTCGTCAAGGATGACGAAGTAGCGGTTGATGTCGAGCAACTGCCCAGGGCTAAACAGGACATCCGCAAATTGCGGCTGCAGAAACTGCCGTGCAGTGCCTCCCGTCCCATGAAGCAGGAGTACTGCATTCGTAACTCGTCCATCCGCATCGCGAACCGGCTTGCCGAACGTTAGATAATGCAAGCGCAGCTCGGGTAACGATTCGCCTGAATGGAAACGGAAGTTGTGTGCGATGTAATCACCCTCGTGCGGCGCAGGGATCTTCGTAGATTCCTTGAATGCCTGGGCGTGACAGAAACAAGCCAGGCAAACACAAGCGAGGATTCGCAAAGGAATGGTCATGATGGCCCGTTCAAAATTTCGCCGAGCTATTCTACTGGCAGGAGCACGACAGGAGCCTGGGATGAATCGTTCAATCCAAGCTCTACAGGGAGACATCACGAAGCTGGCAGTCGATGCCATCGTGAACGCTGCCAACTCTTCCCTGCTCGGCGGCGGCGGAGTCGATGGCGCGATCCATCGCGCTGCCGGTCCTGATTTGCTAGCCGAGTGCAGGACGCTCGGTAGTTGCGCGATCGGCGATGCCAAAGCGACCCGGGGACATCGCTTACGTGCAAAGTACGTAATTCACACGGTTGGGCCGGTCTGGCAGGGAGATGAAAACACAACCGCTTCCATCGGCGAAAGACAGGAAGATAGACTGTTGGCCGCTTGTTACCGGCGATCACTTGAGATCGCACATGGTCTACATGTCGTCAGCATGGCTTTTCCGGCAATCAGCACAGGCATCTACGGATTCCCGCGTGAACGCGCCGCCAGAATTGCGGTTGCAGAAGTAAGGAAGGCTTTTGGCAAAAATCACAGCGTCAAAAAAGTGATCTTCTGCTGCTTCGACTCAGATACTCTTCGAATTTACGAAACGCTCCTCGGACTGCGATCTTGAGGCATCACTTGTCGGCACGACTCGGAGTCGTGACTTCCTAAACCAGCTTCGAGGGCCTTATCCGCAGCTGTTTTATAGCCCGTGGGCGCGATGCTCCTTGAGAATGCATTTATCCATAACAACTACGATTCCTGCATCGCGGGCTTTCTTGGCTGCGGCCTGATGGACAACGCCCTCCTGAAGCCACAGTGCTGGAATGTTCAAGCGAATTACTTCCTCTACAATCTCAGGCACATACTCTGGGCGGCGAAAGACATCGACGAGATCAATATTCTCGGGAACATCCGCCAGGCTGCGATAGGACTTCTCTCCAAGCACCGTCTGTTCATTCGGATTCACCGGAATGATGCGATATCCCTTACGCTGCAAATACTGTGACACCCCAAAGCTGGGGCGCCTGGGATTGGAGGACAATCCGACGACTGCAATCGTCTTTGTCTTGGTCAGAACATCAAGCATTTGGTCGTTTGACGTCATATGGTATCGAGAGAATTCTCTGTCGTAGTACTAAGAGCTGGCGAAGGTAAAGTCTCTTCCTGAACAGGAGCCGTATCGCCCGAATAGCAACGTTCAAGGGTGTGCAAAAATTTTTCCGCCTGCAAACCTCGATCAAAATTTAAGACCACATACGACCTTGCCTTGGTCGCCATTTCCTGCCGGACTTCAGGTCGATGGTAGAGCTCTAGCACCGCTGCCGCCACAGCAGCGTCATCCCCTGGCGGCACACACATTCCACCTCCAGATTTCTCAATCACTTCGCGAATCGGTCCTTCAATTGCCAACACCGTTGGTCTACCGGCAGCCATGTAGTCGAAAACCTTGTTTGGATAGGTGGTCCGCAGCATCGGCACATCCTTCAAAGTTGCGACGCAAACGTCGGCAGCAGCGAGTACCTCTGGCATTCGCTTCTTTGGTTGGGCAGCGATGAACCGAATATTGTTCAGCTCCAGAGACTCCGCTCGCATCCGCAGCTGAGATAGCTCTTTACCATCTCCGACTAGCGCGAACACAATGTCAGTCTGATAGCGTAAACGTGCTGCCGCATTTAACACACAATCGATATCATTGGCGAGACCGAGCGCTCCTGCGTACATCACCACAAATTTTCCCGTGAGTTCATGATCATTTCGAACTGCTTCCCCGCGAGCTTCCGGCCGAAATAGCGAAACGTCGGTGCCGTTTGGAATGACTGAGATTTTCGAATCCGGAATTCCTATCTGCAACAAATAGTCGCGGTAAGAAGGCGAATTGACGATGATCGCGCGGGCGTGAGCGTA includes:
- a CDS encoding O-acetyl-ADP-ribose deacetylase, encoding MNRSIQALQGDITKLAVDAIVNAANSSLLGGGGVDGAIHRAAGPDLLAECRTLGSCAIGDAKATRGHRLRAKYVIHTVGPVWQGDENTTASIGERQEDRLLAACYRRSLEIAHGLHVVSMAFPAISTGIYGFPRERAARIAVAEVRKAFGKNHSVKKVIFCCFDSDTLRIYETLLGLRS
- a CDS encoding CoA-binding protein, coding for MTSNDQMLDVLTKTKTIAVVGLSSNPRRPSFGVSQYLQRKGYRIIPVNPNEQTVLGEKSYRSLADVPENIDLVDVFRRPEYVPEIVEEVIRLNIPALWLQEGVVHQAAAKKARDAGIVVVMDKCILKEHRAHGL
- a CDS encoding glycosyltransferase WbuB, translating into MDILLIHQAFCGPQDPGGTRHYELAQRVVAMGHRFTVITSEHSYLTGRKKTAPPDQAEIDLHMAPAIGGWHQSYFNRMLAFMSFMLTSIFTALRVQDPDVVIGTSPPMFQACSAWAVAAIRHRPFVLEVRDLWPAFAIDLGILRSRLLILLARKLENFLYAHARAIIVNSPSYRDYLLQIGIPDSKISVIPNGTDVSLFRPEARGEAVRNDHELTGKFVVMYAGALGLANDIDCVLNAAARLRYQTDIVFALVGDGKELSQLRMRAESLELNNIRFIAAQPKKRMPEVLAAADVCVATLKDVPMLRTTYPNKVFDYMAAGRPTVLAIEGPIREVIEKSGGGMCVPPGDDAAVAAAVLELYHRPEVRQEMATKARSYVVLNFDRGLQAEKFLHTLERCYSGDTAPVQEETLPSPALSTTTENSLDTI